The Phycisphaerae bacterium sequence GCTTTTGTGCTGGCCACCGGTGACATCTGCGAGTACGGGGCCATCGCGGGGACTTGGGACGTCGTCGAGCGGTACTTCGCCGCGGTGAAGCTGCCCATCTACCTCACCGCCGGCAACCATGACTACACCTGGGCGGGCATCATGCCGATCATCGCCAAGGCCTATGGCTACGATCATTACTCCTTCGACGAGTTCGGATGCCATTTCGTGTGCATCGAGACAGCCACGCCCCAGGAGCCGCTGCCGTGCATCGATCAGCGAACGGTTGCCTGGTTGGCCAAGGACCTCAAGCCGGTGTCTGCCCATATGCCGGTGATCGTGTTCTGCCATCATCCGCCCTCCACGACGGAGTTTCCCCAGCCGCAGGATCCCGTGCGGCTGCAGGAAGCGCTGAGCGGGCACAACGTCGTTTTGCTGCTCATGGGCCACGGGCACGGCGTCCGTCACGAGAAGCTCGGTCCGATCGACTGCGTGATGGGCGGATCGACCTACGGCCCCAACACCGGCTATGGGATCGTGGCGGTGACCGACGGCGTGCTCCGCGTGGCATACAGGTTCAAGGATGCGGCCAAACCGATGCAGACGCTGGTGGAGAAATCCCTTGCGGCTCCGAGACTCCCATCGGTTGAGATCGTGGATCCCGGACCGCAGACTCTCATCACCGGCCCGGCAATCGATATCTGCGCGCGTGCGCCGGTGGGCGGAGAACTCCGACTGACTGCCGCTCTCAATAATAACCACACGCAAGCCGTTCCGCTGGTACCGGCGGAATCCGTTTTCCGGGCCAGGTTGGCGGTGGGTGACCTGCTGCCCGGGGCCCACGTCGTACACCTCCAGGTCACGGCCGGTGCTCTCAAGCTGGATCGCCTGGCGTCGTTTGTCTATGCGCCGTCCGATTCGCCTGTGGGTGAGTGCCGAATCCAGCTTGACTCCGGCAGCAAGGCCCGGCCGCTTGCCGTCGGCGACGAGGTCATTGTCGCGGGCACCGATGGACGAATCGTGGCCGTCCGCGCGGGGGATCCGGCAGGTGGTCCGCGGATCGTCTTTGACGGCAAATCGTCGATCTTGCACGAGCCGGCTCTGGCGGATGGCGTGCTGTACTTCGGCGCATCCGACCGGATGGTCCATGCCGTGAGTCTGGCCGGCAAGCACCTGTGGAAGACACCGGTCAAGGGCTGCGCCCTTGGGACGCCGGTCGTTGAGGGCGGCGTGGTGTACGTCGGAGATCTGGAAGGTGGTGTGACCGCGATCGATCGC is a genomic window containing:
- a CDS encoding PQQ-binding-like beta-propeller repeat protein translates to MTSLLKWGRQGFVLAVMVSMGWAWTPTATVGAAVADFAFLQISDIHVSPRPAGARNVAEPDLSAEGLAWFAEQAVRPQVLTAQGITTPPPAFVLATGDICEYGAIAGTWDVVERYFAAVKLPIYLTAGNHDYTWAGIMPIIAKAYGYDHYSFDEFGCHFVCIETATPQEPLPCIDQRTVAWLAKDLKPVSAHMPVIVFCHHPPSTTEFPQPQDPVRLQEALSGHNVVLLLMGHGHGVRHEKLGPIDCVMGGSTYGPNTGYGIVAVTDGVLRVAYRFKDAAKPMQTLVEKSLAAPRLPSVEIVDPGPQTLITGPAIDICARAPVGGELRLTAALNNNHTQAVPLVPAESVFRARLAVGDLLPGAHVVHLQVTAGALKLDRLASFVYAPSDSPVGECRIQLDSGSKARPLAVGDEVIVAGTDGRIVAVRAGDPAGGPRIVFDGKSSILHEPALADGVLYFGASDRMVHAVSLAGKHLWKTPVKGCALGTPVVEGGVVYVGDLEGGVTAIDRQGGEVRWSKPLAVFSIEMPLRLHGGVLYFGAWDGHVYAVDAATGVLKWKAIGPAGQNHPKQKNRYYSPADCPGIVVGDRVFFTDRAYQLGSYLLDGKYLGDIAEDVAAIGPTEDGKGFYARGLAKGLTRYDGAGKQVWTESVPMGRFPCPPTEVGGVVYACSNVGVLRAHDGATGRLLWEYQATPGTYVMAPVAVDDQGRAIVIGMDGTLVRVAPVKPR